One stretch of Tenrec ecaudatus isolate mTenEca1 chromosome 18, mTenEca1.hap1, whole genome shotgun sequence DNA includes these proteins:
- the TEX101 gene encoding testis-expressed protein 101: protein MGACQIHTLLFLFLLGSSSLTLAVRLDCYKGVHTDIEEDPVSTFNWTTEQVETCDDGEYCQETLLVITAGPKSAVIATKGCVSGTMSQTTFIQHNPTPGLLAVSFANYCEESYCNDKRGIYPSWMLRELAVSTKPTNLYCPTCVALGNCSKAPSLPCPNGSSRCYQGQLKITGGGMDSVVEVQGCIGVNGCRLMSRLFGVGVLEVKEVCPQQTVVQLRKAENGATWLLVSAWGLECLLPPLLLLLQPLIHGS, encoded by the exons ATGGGAGCCTGTCAAATCCACACTTTGCTGTTCCTCTTCCTTCTAGGAAGCTCCTCCCTGACCT TGGCCGTTCGTTTGGATTGTTACAAGGGCGTTCACACGGATATAGAAGAGGACCCAGTTAGTACATTTAACTGGACTACCGAGCAAGTTGAGACTTGTGATGATGGAGAATATTGTCAAGAAACCCTTCTGGTTATTACAGCAG GGCCTAAGTCTGCCGTTATCGCTACCAAGGGCTGCGTCTCTGGAACAATGTCACAGACCACCTTTATCCAACACAACCCAACCCCTGGCTTGCTGGCAGTCTCCTTCGCTAACTATTGTGAGGAGTCCTATTGCAACGACAAAAGGGGCATATACCCATCTTGGATGCTAAGAGAGCTAGCAG TTTCCACTAAACCAACAAACCTGTATTGCCCGACCTGTGTGGCTTTGGGAAACTGTTCAAAGGCACCTTCTCTTCCCTGTCCCAATGGCTCAAGCCGATGTTATCAAGGACAACTGAAGATCACTGGAG GAGGCATGGATTCCGTTGTGGAGGTCCAGGGCTGTATAGGAGTGAATGGTTGCAGGCTGATGTCTAGGCTATTTGGCGTTGGAGTCTTGGAGGTGAAGGAAGTGTGTCCACAGCAGACTGTCGTTCAACTCCGAAAGGCTGAAAACGGGGCCACCTGGCTGCTTGTTTCAGCTTGGGGCTTAGAGTGCCTgctgccaccgctgctcctgctgctgcaaCCTCTGATCCACGGCTCCTGA